The genomic region GACATGCGAGTAAACTGATTTATGGAATGGCTGGCCTTAGTACTCTTTGCCCTGGTCATATGTGTCCTGCTATTCGGTTATCCAGTTGCATTCTCACTCGGTGGTACGGCTTTACTGTTTGCTTTTGTTGGCGTAATTTTCGGATTTTTTGAACTCAGTTTTCTCGAGGCCATGCCCAGCCGCATTCTCGGGATCATGACCAATGAAACATTGGTCGCGGTGCCCTTGTTTGTGTTCATGGGCGTGATGCTGGAACGTTCCGGAATCGCCGAAAAACTGCTTGAGACCATGGGCGAATTGTTTGGGCGGGTGCGCGGCGGCATGGGTATCTCGGTCATGTTGGTGGGTATGTTGCTGGCGGCGAGTACCGGTATTGTGGGTGCCACGGTCGTGACCATGACCCTGCTATCACTCCCGACCATGCTCAAGCAGGGCTATAGTCCTGCCATATCGAGCGGGGCCATTGCCGCCTCGGGCACCTTGGGACAAATCATTCCCCCGTCCATCGTGCTGATTCTACTTGGGGATGTGATTTCCTCCGCTTACCAGCAAGCCCAGTTACGTCAGGGCGTTTTTTCCCCCGAAACCGTGACCGTGGGCGATCTGTTTGCCGGCGCCTTGTTGCCGGGGCTGGTATTGGTAGGCATTTACATTACCTATCTTTTACTCATGGCCTGGTTCAAACCCGAGAGCATGCCGGCGTACCAGATCGATCGCAGCGTTGAACAAAAGCATTTGTGGTTTCGGGTATTGACGGTGTTGATCCCGCCGCTGTTGTTGATCGTTGCGGTGCTGGGTTCCATTCTGACCGGGATCGCAACCCCCACGGAAGCCGCGGCCGTGGGCGCGGTCGGCGCCATGATACTGGCCATCAGTTATAAAAAATTCGACCTGCCACGCTTACAGGACGTGATGCAAAGAACCGCACGCATCAGTTCCATGGTGTTTCTGATCCTGATCGGCGCCTCGGTGTTTTCCCTGGTGTTTCGCGGTCTGGGCGGCGACGACCTGGTGCACAGTTTGTTAGTGAACCTGCCCGGGGGTAAATGGGGCGCATTGCTCGCGGTGATGATCGTGATGTTCTTGCTGGGTTTTGTACTCGACTTTATCGAGATCACTTTTGTGGTGGTGCCAATTGTTGGTCCCATTCTGCTGGCCATGGACATCGACCCGATCTGGTTAGGCATTTTGATCGCGGTGAATTTACAAACCTCCTTTTTAACCCCGCCCTTCGGCTTTGCCCTGTTTTATTTACGCGGCGTGGCACCGCCGGAATTCAAGACCACGGATCTGTATCGCGGGGTGATGCCGTTTGTGGGGATTCAAATGTTAATGTTGTTGATCTTGTGCATATGGCCGGAGCTGGCAACCTGGTTGCCGAAAAAACTCTTTGGATAGTTGCATGAAAAAAATTCTGATCATTTTAATTGCAGCAGTTTTTATAAGCGCTTGTTCACACAAAGGCCATGCTGAAAAAACCGGTGACATGACTGACCTGCATCGCTATTTGCAATATTCAGACATTTTTGCCAGTTCCAGTCAACCGTCTGAAGATGAGTTAAAGCTCATTGCGGATGCCGGTGTTGAGCGAGTAATCTACATTGCCTTAAACGATAGTCATGGCGCGCTGGAAAACGAGGCGGCAATAGTTCAAAAACTGGGTATGGAGTATGTGCACATCCCGGTGGATTTCAAAAACCCGACATTGCAAGATTTTCAAGAATTCGTTCAAGTTATGCAGGCCAGTCCGGAAACCAAAACCTTATTGCATTGTCAGGTAAATTTACGCGCTTCAACTTTCAGTTTTTTGTATCGCGCACTATTCCTTGATGTTCCGGTTTCCCAAGCCAAGCAGGATATGGACTCCATTTGGGAGCCAAACCAGGACTGGTTTAAGTTCATCAAAACAGTTTCAGAACACTATGACTTGGACATTTACTGTGATGAGTGCGACTGGGGCGAGAACGAGTTTACCGATTAAGGATTTGAAAACTAATTATCGGGATTGACTTTGGATTGAAAAGCAGTCGGTTCCAGTTTCACGGCAAGAATTTTCTCGATCTTGTCGGCGATCGCCAACATGTCAAATTCCTGATAGGGGCGTGCGATGAGTGATAAGCCAATGGGCAGACCGTGCACCTCACCCATGGGTAAGGTGATACTCGGGTAGCCGGAAACCGCTGCGTAAGAAGATGAATTTCCTAAAAAGTGATCACCGTTGACCAGGTCGATACTC from Gammaproteobacteria bacterium harbors:
- a CDS encoding phosphatase — encoded protein: MKKILIILIAAVFISACSHKGHAEKTGDMTDLHRYLQYSDIFASSSQPSEDELKLIADAGVERVIYIALNDSHGALENEAAIVQKLGMEYVHIPVDFKNPTLQDFQEFVQVMQASPETKTLLHCQVNLRASTFSFLYRALFLDVPVSQAKQDMDSIWEPNQDWFKFIKTVSEHYDLDIYCDECDWGENEFTD
- a CDS encoding TRAP transporter large permease subunit; protein product: MEWLALVLFALVICVLLFGYPVAFSLGGTALLFAFVGVIFGFFELSFLEAMPSRILGIMTNETLVAVPLFVFMGVMLERSGIAEKLLETMGELFGRVRGGMGISVMLVGMLLAASTGIVGATVVTMTLLSLPTMLKQGYSPAISSGAIAASGTLGQIIPPSIVLILLGDVISSAYQQAQLRQGVFSPETVTVGDLFAGALLPGLVLVGIYITYLLLMAWFKPESMPAYQIDRSVEQKHLWFRVLTVLIPPLLLIVAVLGSILTGIATPTEAAAVGAVGAMILAISYKKFDLPRLQDVMQRTARISSMVFLILIGASVFSLVFRGLGGDDLVHSLLVNLPGGKWGALLAVMIVMFLLGFVLDFIEITFVVVPIVGPILLAMDIDPIWLGILIAVNLQTSFLTPPFGFALFYLRGVAPPEFKTTDLYRGVMPFVGIQMLMLLILCIWPELATWLPKKLFG